The genomic interval ACTGTCTCTGGGTTAGAGTTGACCATGATGGTTTCATAGCCTGCACCTTTTAAAGCATAAGCAGCGTGACAGCAACAATAGTCAAACTCAATTCCTTGACCGATACGGTTCGGGCCGCCACCCAAAATCATCACCTTGGGTTTCTCGGAAGGTAAAACTTCGGTTTCTTCTTCGTAGGTGGAATAATAGTAAGGGGTAAACGCTTCAAACTCAGCCGCGCAAGTATCAACAGTTTTATAAACTGGTATGACTCCCAACTCTTGACGGTATGCCCTAACTTCATCTTCTGTGGTTTTGGTGGCGAAAGCAATTTGGCGATCGCTATAACCTTCCCGCTTGACAGCATACATTTGTTCTTTTGTCAATTGCTTTAACGGGGTGCGCTTGATAAATTTTTCAGTTTCCAACAACTGCTGCATTTTATCTAAAAACCAAGGGTCAATCCCTGTAAGTTCATAGATTTCCTCAATAGTTAGCCCTACTTGCATAGCGTGACGCACAGCAAAAATGCGATCGGGATTCGGTGTCCGCAACAAAGCGCGGATTTGTTCGCCACTGGGTAACTTTTCGGCTTTGTCACAACCCCATCCCGCGCGTCCGGTTTCTAAAGAACGCAGCGCCTTTTGGAAAGATTCGTTAAAGGTGCGCCCTATCGCCATCGCTTCCCCGACTGATTTCATCTGTGTGGTTAGCACTGGTTCCGAACCGGGGAATTTTTCAAAGGCGAAGCGGGGAATTTTGGTAACTACATAATCTATTGTCGGTTCAAAGGAGGCGGGGGTTTTTTTGGTGATGTCGTTTTTAATTTCGTCTAAGGTGTAACCAACGGCTAACTTCGCCGCCATTTTGGCTATCGGGAAACCTGTAGCTTTAGAAGCCAACGCCGAACTGCGAGATACACGGGGGTTCATTTCAATTACCACCACATCCCCAGTCACTGGGTTAACAGCGAACTGAATATTAGAACCGCCAGTTTCTACCCCAATCTCGCGGATGATTTTAATCGACATATCCCGCAACCGTTGATATTCCTTGTCGGTGAGGGTTTGGGCGGGTGCAACGGTGATGGAGTCACCTGTATGAATCCCCATCGGGTCGAGGTTTTCGATAGAACAGATAATCACCACGTTATCTGCCAAATCGCGCATTACTTCTAATTCATATTCTTTCCAGCCGAGGAGGGATTGGTCAATGAGAATTTGCGATACCGGACTCGCATCAATCCCCACCTGTGCCATTTCTTCAAATTCTTCTTGGTTGTAGGCAATACCACCACCAGTCCCCCCCATTGTAAAGGCAGGACGGATAATTAGGGGATAACTGCCAATTTTACGAGCGATCGCTTTGGATTCTTCTAAAGATGAGGCTGTACCACTGGGGCATACTTTCACACCGATTTTCGCCATCGCCTCATTAAATAGCTTCCGGTCTTCCGCTTTTTCGATCGCGTCTAACTTTGCCCCAATTAATTCCACATTATATTGATCTAAGACACCGTTTTTAGCTAAGGCAACGGCGAGGTTGAGGGCAGTTTGTCCCCCCATTGTTGGGAGTAAAGCATCTGGACGTTCTTTAGCGATGACTTTAGCGACTAATTCTGGTGTTAACGGCTCAATATAAGTGCGATCGGCCGTTTCCGGGTCAGTCATAATTGTGGCAGGATTGGAATTGACCAACACCACCTCATAGCCTTCTTCTCGTAATGCTTTACAGGCTTGGGTTCCAGAGTAGTCAAATTCACAGGCTTGCCCAATCACAATTGGGCCAGATCCTAACAGTAGTATTTTTTTCAGGTCTTGACGGCGGGGCATAGTCTTGGGGTTGGAGTAAGAAAATACAAATCCTGATTATTTTAAGGGTCTTTGCCCTCAGTCATCTTGTTTATTATCAAGTTTTCCGGGTTAAATCTTCGCCGCTAGAGAAAAGAAAGTAAGAAAACCAGGATATACAGAGAACAAATGAGTATCGACGAATGACTATTGATGAATATATCTCTTTTACTATCTTATGTATCTTACTTGTCTTGACTAACGCGGTATCCCGTTTTTCTGTGTTGACAGTTTTAACTAATTCTCAAAAAGTAAATTCGCAATTACCCGCAAATAATTTTTATCTAAACTGCTACATACTCTAATTATTTAAGTATAATTTTCCGGCTGATATAAATATTTAACAAGACACACAATATTTCTTAAATAAAAGTATTTATCATTTACTTAATTGCCAATAATTTTTAATATCTAACCAAAGAATTATTTTTTCTTGTGATTTTTTGTGTATCTGAATAAAAAATGACAGAGATACTGATTGCCTCTCTGTCATTTTTTACCTTCTCTTAATATTCTGTACTATGAGATTTTGCTGCAACCATATAAAGACTGAACTAGATAATGAGATTTCTAGTTTTGAGCAGGTTGAACAAAACCCAAAGTTAAGCTGTCTTTTGCCAAGAAATGAGCTAAATGATAAGCTCTTTCTTCAGTCTTCAACAGAATTTTTTCGTATAGATAGCGTGTACCACGGTCGCCTAAACTCTCTGCCTGTGCGGCTTGGCGGCGAATCACATTAATAATAGCTTGTTCGGCAGCTAGGTCATTTTCTACCATTTTCCGGGAAGAATATACACCATCAGATTCTTGCTCAAAACAAGTTAATTCTGCTAATTTGCTGAAAGACGCAGCCGGTACACCACCTAAACCGTTAAGTCTTTCGCCAATTTCATGAACATGGTCTTGGACTTCGTTGTAACTATCGTTAAAAAACTCATGCAAAGAGTAAAACTCTGCACCCTCTACAACAAAATGATGTTTTTGATACTGCAAGTAAAGTGCCTGAAAACTAGCTAAGACAACGTTTAGTCCTTCTGTAACTGGAGCCGTAACACTGCGGTCTAACAATACAGGGTTGTCATAAACTTGACCGAAATTTTGTACCAAAGTTTGTGTATCAGACATGGTTCTCCTCGCTATTTTTGCAGTTTATAGTTTTTAACCGCTTAGTTTTTACATATTAACATTCAGAAAATAAAAGCAAGTCCAAAGAATATCATAAATTTCTAAAATTTTTTGTGGCGATAATTGCAAATTTTTGCTTTTTAGCATATCAATCTTGAACTATTTCTTAAGGCTTATATCGAGAGATTGTAGAAATATTTACTAATAGGAGAAATTGCTAATTAAGAAATTCATGCAGTAAAGGAAACAAGAAAGACATTCAGGAAAAGGTAGAACTCAAAAGCCCAGAAGCAGAACTGAAGAGGGTTTGAGCCTAATTTCCCTGCACATTGTTCAGTCTTTCCCAGTAGCAACACTGAGTTAAAGCAGACTATTTACTATTGCTCTTACTTAATACCCAGTTGATTATGACTGGGTATCAATAAATAAGCTTTACGCACAAAGATTATCTGTAGAGATTGGGTGTAAGGGTGAAAGGGTTTAGGGCTTCGCCGTGAGCGTCAGCCGAACGGTGTAAGGATGCTAAAGAAATCTTTCCCCCCACCCTCCCCACACTTCCCACACCTCCCACCCTCCCCACACCTCCCACACCTCCCACCCTCCCCACTACGTAATTCCTAAAAGATTATTAAATTTTTACAAATTTTCCATCACGTCAAAGCTTGATGACATAAGGGTTTGAGCTAATTTTTAACCTCCAGTTAATGAGAAACTTTCATATTTTTACCTAAAAATAACTGAGAATTGTTCGCACTTAGGTTATTCTTATTTAAAGAAGCTGTGATCCCCAGATTGGCAAAATCGGGGAGCCAAGGCAGGCTAGTTACTGCAAATTCGTCGCGCTTTGAGGGTTCGTCTCTTGAAATCGTTTAGTTCCGGTTCAGAAATAGACCAAAAGTACGTAGTAGAAATTAATTGGGCAGACCGTTGGCAAGTCTATCAACGTCTAAATGAGCTAGATATTCCCTGTTTTTGTGAGGCTAACCAACCATTGCAAGTGGAAATTGCTCATCCTTTAGCAATGGTGCAGTTTTGGTGTGTGATGCAACGGTTTTTCGCTTGTCGCCCAGAACTAATTCAGATTCTTGAGAATAGCTGGCAAAGTCACTATTGAAATTCATAGCCAAAGACAGATGTCTGACAGCTATTACGTGGTTAGAACAAACTTAGTCGGTAAGAAATTAGGGTAAAAAATATGGGTATAATCTACAGTCAATCAATTACGGAATTTTGCTTAGAAGGCAGATTTATAGATTTTGTTATTAAAGATGGTTATAAGCTCAAAGGTTTAAATTTAGAGACTTCTGAGGGTGAATGCTATGTCAAGCTGGCGAAACCCTTGAGGGCTGCTTTTGATTGGCGCTTACCTAAAGGTACTTGGCTGCAAGTGGTTGGTACTAAAAAATATGATGAGAAAAAAAGAGAGTTTACACTCAAAGCTGAACGGGTAATGGCTGCGAGTGCTGATTTAGGTAGAGTTGCATTACAGGAACCGCCTGCGGATACTGCTGCTAAGGTTAAATCTGCAAAGACGAAGCAGACAATTTTAATGTGTCAAAAGTCAGACTGTTGGAAACGTGGCGGTAAAGCAGTTTGTCAAGCATTTGAGGCTGCATTGAGCGATCGCGGCCTAGAAGACCAAGTTACCATCAAAGGTACAGGCTGTATGAAAAACTGCAAAGCAGGCCCCAACTTAGTGATGCCTGATAAAACGCGCTATAACCGGATTCAACCTTATGAAGTTGCTTCCGTGATGGATAAGCACTTTGCACCACAGCCAGAAGATAAGCAAACTGAAAGTTCAGAATTACTACCAATAAATATATCTAATTTCAATAAAGTTTCTGCAAAATTTTCTGCCATTTAATGAGAAAATCATAAAGTTGGCAGATTAGTGTGTTTCCTTTAAACTTGGCTATAACTTTGACAAAGAAGATGCAAGAGTTATAGCTGGGTTATTTAATTTTTGGCGTTGCTGAATATGAGGATGAAAATTAAAAATTCAATCTCTCAAACTCTTATGCTCCGCGCCTCTGCGTCTCTGCGTGAGTTAACCTTCATCCCACTAATTAGCAACGCCAAGCTTTAATATTTTATTGGTTATAGCAGTCCTAAATCATTGGTGAAATTTCCTTTCTTTTCTTTCCTCTCTTTCTTTGTGTCCTTTGCGTTCTTTGCGGTTCGTTAAAAAGAATACTTTTTCACAACTCAGATAGGATTGCTATAGTTGTTAGATGACTCTTCAGGATAGGCGCTTAAAAAGACGAGCTTTTCAGTCGTGAGGTAAGCTTCAATTTCTTCTCGATTAGCATGATAATAAGTCAATGCAGCATATACTTGTGATAAAGTCAAGTTTCCCATTCTTTCAACTATTTCCTCAGCATTTAGCCCCATTTTGTACCAAGCTGCAACTCTTTGTACAGATACTCTGGTTCCTGCGATGTGAGGACGACCACCAAGTGTTCCTGGTGTGCGAACAATCAATTTACCAATGTCTGTAAAGGTTTGCATTCACTCAAGTCCTCTGTTTTAACCTTGATCATAAATCAACAGTTAGTGCGATCGCTCAAAGTAGAGACGTTGTATACAACGTCTCTACAGAATTTATAGAGTGCAGATTTCTATAGATGCTAAATAAACTCTCATTACGCCTGTAATACTACTCCTTAATTTACTGTATATATCGAAACTTGAAGTCTGACTTCGTTTTCATTGAAGTCAGACTTCGTTAATATTTAGT from Aulosira sp. FACHB-615 carries:
- a CDS encoding DUF433 domain-containing protein, coding for MQTFTDIGKLIVRTPGTLGGRPHIAGTRVSVQRVAAWYKMGLNAEEIVERMGNLTLSQVYAALTYYHANREEIEAYLTTEKLVFLSAYPEESSNNYSNPI
- a CDS encoding (2Fe-2S) ferredoxin domain-containing protein, translated to MGIIYSQSITEFCLEGRFIDFVIKDGYKLKGLNLETSEGECYVKLAKPLRAAFDWRLPKGTWLQVVGTKKYDEKKREFTLKAERVMAASADLGRVALQEPPADTAAKVKSAKTKQTILMCQKSDCWKRGGKAVCQAFEAALSDRGLEDQVTIKGTGCMKNCKAGPNLVMPDKTRYNRIQPYEVASVMDKHFAPQPEDKQTESSELLPINISNFNKVSAKFSAI
- a CDS encoding Dps family protein; translation: MSDTQTLVQNFGQVYDNPVLLDRSVTAPVTEGLNVVLASFQALYLQYQKHHFVVEGAEFYSLHEFFNDSYNEVQDHVHEIGERLNGLGGVPAASFSKLAELTCFEQESDGVYSSRKMVENDLAAEQAIINVIRRQAAQAESLGDRGTRYLYEKILLKTEERAYHLAHFLAKDSLTLGFVQPAQN
- the carB gene encoding carbamoyl-phosphate synthase large subunit — encoded protein: MPRRQDLKKILLLGSGPIVIGQACEFDYSGTQACKALREEGYEVVLVNSNPATIMTDPETADRTYIEPLTPELVAKVIAKERPDALLPTMGGQTALNLAVALAKNGVLDQYNVELIGAKLDAIEKAEDRKLFNEAMAKIGVKVCPSGTASSLEESKAIARKIGSYPLIIRPAFTMGGTGGGIAYNQEEFEEMAQVGIDASPVSQILIDQSLLGWKEYELEVMRDLADNVVIICSIENLDPMGIHTGDSITVAPAQTLTDKEYQRLRDMSIKIIREIGVETGGSNIQFAVNPVTGDVVVIEMNPRVSRSSALASKATGFPIAKMAAKLAVGYTLDEIKNDITKKTPASFEPTIDYVVTKIPRFAFEKFPGSEPVLTTQMKSVGEAMAIGRTFNESFQKALRSLETGRAGWGCDKAEKLPSGEQIRALLRTPNPDRIFAVRHAMQVGLTIEEIYELTGIDPWFLDKMQQLLETEKFIKRTPLKQLTKEQMYAVKREGYSDRQIAFATKTTEDEVRAYRQELGVIPVYKTVDTCAAEFEAFTPYYYSTYEEETEVLPSEKPKVMILGGGPNRIGQGIEFDYCCCHAAYALKGAGYETIMVNSNPETVSTDYDTSDRLYFEPLTKEDVLNIIEAENPVGIIVQFGGQTPLKLALPLQKYLQGVDASQLPTPHSPIPKIWGTSPDSIDTAEDRERFEKILQQLNIAQPPNGIARSYEDALIVARRIGYPVVVRPSYVLGGRAMEIVYSDTELERYMTFAVQVEPEHPILIDKFLENAIEVDVDAIADHTGRVVIGGIMEHIEQAGIHSGDSACSLPSISLPPAVLNQIRSWTVQLAQALSVVGLMNIQFAVVGAGSYSPQIYILEANPRASRTVPFVSKATGVQLAKLASLIMSGKTLEELNFTEEVIPSHIAVKEAVLPFNKFPGTDTILGPEMRSTGEVMGIDSDFGRAFAKAELAAGERLPLTGTVFVSMSDRDKALAVPVVKEFIDLGFTVMATFGTRQVLQENNLKVELVLKLHEGRPHVLDAIKNQRIQLIINTPSGEEAQTDAKLIRRTALAYKIPIITTIAGAKATVAAIRSLQNTTLDVKGIQEYCMKREP
- a CDS encoding Asr1405/Asl0597 family protein, with the translated sequence MKSFSSGSEIDQKYVVEINWADRWQVYQRLNELDIPCFCEANQPLQVEIAHPLAMVQFWCVMQRFFACRPELIQILENSWQSHY